The Proteiniphilum propionicum genome contains the following window.
TAATATTTCTCATACATAAGATTTTTTAATAAATAAACATGTCTAAATGCATTTAAATTAAATTTGAATATTTTAATATGAATATCTAATTAATTCAGTAATGAGATAAATAATTCTATTTTACATTATAGTCTGTCATTAAATATTTTACCTGTGATATATTCAGCCGGAAAGAAATAATATTCTCCAGAAGTTGATTTTTAAAATGTTTTATTAATTTAAATTTATTCATAATTTTGGTTTTATGAATAAGCGAAATACTAATAAATCATGGATTCCAATATAATATTTAATTATATTATACAAATAAAATATAAATATAATTAATGAACAAGGAAATGATTAAATATTTACAGGTATCGATCTGTTTTTATATTTTTCAAACGTATACAGATTACTTTGTTGCTGAAATTTCGCATATGGTTCGATAGCGGCTAAATATTTTGTAAATATTATGAGTGCGCAAATTACCCGCAAATAAAAAAAGCAGCTACATTCTCTTTTTATGTAACTGCTTGATTGTGAATGTAGCGAGACCGGGGCATGATCCCGGGACCTCATGATTATGAATAATTGAAGACTGTATTTCTCCCGCTTTCTTCATTTTATATACTTTATTTATATATCTTATTATTAATAATATAAACGAAAAATATTTCTTTATTCGTTTCATATTTATTTTCTATTTTTGTTTACCCACCTTTTAAAACGAAGTAAAATGGCTAAAACAATTTTTGACTATCAAAATAGAAATGTATCGGTTACTTTAACCCGCAAAGTAAGGAACAAAGGTGATGAATTTGCTCCTGCATTTTGGCGGATTACCTATAATCGAAAACTGAAACATTACACTTCCGGCTTTACATTTATGGCTGACGATTGGGATGATTTCGTAAATACTGGCATTGCTCCCCAAACCACAATGTTATCTATAAGTCACTCATTAGCTGTATCCCCTACTTTAAGCAGTTATTTAGCAACAGGAATAAGTTATGCTCGGACTAATGGGGCAGCGGTTATAAATAACTCATGGGGTGATTATGGAGGCGCATATTATGAGTATTTACATAGTACTGTCTTAGAAGATGCTATTCGTACTGCATTAATTTCTGGAAGAAACGGAAAAGGATGTGTTGTTGTTTTTGCATCTGGAAATGTAAACAGAAATGGGGTAGATTATCCAGGATCTTTTGATTCAAGACTATTAGTCGTAGGAGCAACAACTACTTCTGATAGAAAAGCCAGTTTCTCTTCTTATGGTTCAAGTCTTGATGTAGTGGCGCCCGGAGTTGACATATTGTCTACTGTTCCTAATAATGGTATCGAGTATATGAGTGGCACGTCAATGGCTGCCCCTCATGTAAGTGCGGTGGCTGCTTTGATTCTCTCAATTAATTCTGACCTTGCAGGATCTGAAGTTGTGAGAATTATTGAGAGCACTGCGCAAAAGGTTGGAGGATATTCTTATGTAACTACATCAGGGAGACCAAATGGAACATGGCACAATGAAATGGGATATGGATTACTTGATGCGTTTAATGCTGTTTCAACAGTAAGCGGGGTTGTTAATTTTGTAAATAAAACTGTCACTTCAAATACAAATGTTGCTGGATGGAGTATCTATGCACAGAATGTTACGGTTTCCCAATCAGCCATACTTAATTTTACAATTGGAAATCTTATAACGATTGATTACCCTTTTACAGTTAATGCAGGTTCACAATTTATAATAAACTTGTAATAATTTCACTATTAACTCAAAACTCATTTACAATTAAAATAATAAAGGTGGTTTTTTTGCCACCTTTATTTATTAGAAGAAATCTACAAATATCTATCAATCTAATTATTTTCAACCTTGGTTATATACCAACAGGATGTTGTGAAGAAGTTTCTGATATATCTGATAAGAGAAAGAATAGGTGACAATTTTCGGGGTTTTAGGCTGAACTTTTGTTTATAATGTGGATTTATGAACCACAAGTATCTATTAATCTGGATAAAGTCGTTTTTCTTCAAAAGTTTCTCAAACTTTTCTATTGGAACTCTACATTCCTTTATATCCAGCAATTCATCTACACAAGTTTGTTCCTCTCCAAAAGAATATAGTAGCCATCGATATATAGGTCTCGGTAAAAGATGGAAGAATGGCAGTTTTGACAAATATTTATGTCTACAAATTTGTTGATGCCCCCCAAAAGGCATTTGCCATGCGGGAAATCTCCAAAAAATAATACCATCCTTTGCTACAAATTGTTTTATATGTTTCAAAAATTCATCTTTGCGTCCAATATGCTCTATCACATCATGCACCAGTACAATATCATACTTCTCGTCCCCGTCTCTATTATTCATATCAAAAAAATCGATTGAAACGAATTTGCCCTTAATATTCAAAGATTCATAAAACGAGTCAGCCTCTAAAATCCTTTGTTCCGAACGATCAATTCCTGTTACATCACAACCAATCTCTGCGAACGGCAATAAATTTCCTCCCTCCCCACATCCAACTTCAAGTACTTTACATCCTTTACTAATAGAATAATACTGCCGTACATAATCAATATAAAACTCTCTTGAAGTATTTGCAAGTTCATTGAAATAACGCAATCGATCTGAATGTCTCTCTTGCATATAATATTTTTTACATATTTTTATTTGACTTAGATGAGAGTACTTACTGCCTCTCACTAAGTTGCAAAGGTAAAAAAATTACAACAACTTACGTGTAGAAAGCTTTTATATAACACATGAAAGTTTCTGTAAATCTCAATCCTACCTTTATTCTTTACCTATGTAAAATCTTTGATGTTTTAGATCACTACACATTCACATGCGTCATTTATTCCTATTTAGTTATTCATGATTAGTAAAGCATTTTGTTGCTTCCTCTGTCAATTGTTCCGCTTCCTGTTCTTTCAGCCTTGCCCTTTCCAACTTTTTAGCTTTTTTCGATAACAGCCTTTTCGTATAGTTCCACTTGTTTGCGAATTATTCTCACGCTATCCCCCCCGGTTCTCAAAAATACTGTCCAAGCTGATTACTCCTGCAGGAGTGATTTCTCCCTGCATCTGAACGTACCGGTATTTAAGATCGTTGTCCTTATAGGTGGCGATTTCTTTCCGCTGGTAGAATACGATGATAATAAAAAACAGACATATAATACATAATCCGATCATCCCGTAAAATATCTTGCTGGAAGCAATACTGAAAATATGGTGGTGTTCGGTTCTTACCGGTTTGCGGATTTCTCCAATCGCTTCATCCAGTTTACCGGATAACTCGTCT
Protein-coding sequences here:
- a CDS encoding class I SAM-dependent methyltransferase, whose protein sequence is MQERHSDRLRYFNELANTSREFYIDYVRQYYSISKGCKVLEVGCGEGGNLLPFAEIGCDVTGIDRSEQRILEADSFYESLNIKGKFVSIDFFDMNNRDGDEKYDIVLVHDVIEHIGRKDEFLKHIKQFVAKDGIIFWRFPAWQMPFGGHQQICRHKYLSKLPFFHLLPRPIYRWLLYSFGEEQTCVDELLDIKECRVPIEKFEKLLKKNDFIQINRYLWFINPHYKQKFSLKPRKLSPILSLIRYIRNFFTTSCWYITKVENN
- a CDS encoding S8 family peptidase, which gives rise to MAKTIFDYQNRNVSVTLTRKVRNKGDEFAPAFWRITYNRKLKHYTSGFTFMADDWDDFVNTGIAPQTTMLSISHSLAVSPTLSSYLATGISYARTNGAAVINNSWGDYGGAYYEYLHSTVLEDAIRTALISGRNGKGCVVVFASGNVNRNGVDYPGSFDSRLLVVGATTTSDRKASFSSYGSSLDVVAPGVDILSTVPNNGIEYMSGTSMAAPHVSAVAALILSINSDLAGSEVVRIIESTAQKVGGYSYVTTSGRPNGTWHNEMGYGLLDAFNAVSTVSGVVNFVNKTVTSNTNVAGWSIYAQNVTVSQSAILNFTIGNLITIDYPFTVNAGSQFIINL